The proteins below come from a single Limnobaculum xujianqingii genomic window:
- a CDS encoding Gp37 family protein: MSITIDILDGILNRLKEVHGRELAIEYFPEQPANYRLNHPVGAVLISYSRSSFATNEAIDSTWMNREMTIPLTLMFRQLHGKAGVIAYLDKLRLTLTGWIPPHCDVPLKPVSESFLAQNVGVWQYALDFTTQTNQIQADMGLSPNLAYEDIP; this comes from the coding sequence ATGAGCATCACAATTGACATCTTAGATGGCATTTTAAACCGATTGAAAGAGGTTCATGGCCGGGAGCTGGCGATCGAATATTTTCCTGAGCAGCCAGCTAACTATCGTCTTAACCATCCTGTGGGTGCGGTACTTATCAGTTATTCCCGCAGTAGCTTTGCGACCAATGAGGCGATAGACAGTACCTGGATGAATCGTGAGATGACCATTCCCCTCACGCTGATGTTTCGCCAGTTACACGGTAAAGCCGGTGTTATCGCTTATCTCGATAAACTGCGGTTAACCCTAACCGGCTGGATCCCCCCTCACTGTGATGTGCCTCTTAAACCGGTCAGTGAGTCCTTTTTGGCTCAAAACGTCGGCGTGTGGCAATACGCTTTGGATTTTACCACCCAGACTAATCAGATACAGGCTGATATGGGGCTTTCACCCAACTTAGCTTATGAGGATATTCCATGA
- a CDS encoding gp436 family protein, which yields MRYCTLSDLERAVPKQTLIHLSHDDPASENYDAAVLEDAINYAEELADGYLVSRYPLPLSSVPTIIRDAVVYLARYWLYQRRPEGAMPEVVKDGKKDALDTLSQIQKGTISLNVKIDDTVVETNAPSVFRVSASKRLWGKKTLEKWR from the coding sequence ATGCGCTACTGCACACTGAGTGATTTGGAACGGGCAGTTCCCAAACAAACGCTAATCCATTTATCCCACGATGATCCAGCATCGGAAAACTATGATGCTGCCGTTTTGGAAGATGCGATCAACTATGCTGAAGAGCTGGCAGATGGTTATTTAGTCTCCCGTTACCCTCTGCCATTGTCATCCGTTCCGACCATTATTCGTGATGCAGTAGTGTATCTGGCCCGTTACTGGCTTTATCAGCGCCGTCCTGAAGGGGCGATGCCGGAAGTGGTCAAAGATGGCAAAAAGGATGCCCTGGATACCTTAAGCCAGATCCAGAAAGGTACTATCTCCCTGAATGTCAAAATAGACGATACCGTGGTTGAAACCAATGCGCCCAGCGTATTTAGAGTTTCGGCATCTAAACGTCTGTGGGGAAAGAAAACGCTGGAGAAATGGCGATGA